From the genome of Leptospiraceae bacterium, one region includes:
- the hemN gene encoding oxygen-independent coproporphyrinogen III oxidase encodes MSSEMQKLIAKYDVPAPRYTSYPTVPYWEKNPSTGEWIDNIQKSLQPDNASIAIYIHIPFCESLCTFCGCNTSITKNHSVEDPYIDSLLQEFNMYIERAPELKTRKVKELHLGGGSPTYLSEDNMKRLIEGLTSKLNIDEDYVFSIEVDPRRTRKTQLETLYKLGFRRISLGVQDFDEEVQKLINRFQPFEKTKFVTEESRALGYNSVNFDLIYGLPRQNEATMRYTIEKTLELLPDRIAFYSYAHVPWIKAAHRLFTEEDLPRGPEKRKLYEIGLELFSKNQYMEIGMDHFSLKEDKLYRALQTSSLHRNFMGYTDNKTDLLFALGVSAIADSWTCFHQNEKILKKYQKKLSEGQFPSLRGHILDEEDLELRSLILELSTTLSVSIPQKYLSEVQNYLPEMEKDGLISWTKNHLKVEERGRPFLRNVCMALDMRLRRKSPETRVFSQAI; translated from the coding sequence ATGAGTTCTGAAATGCAAAAGTTGATAGCCAAGTATGATGTGCCAGCTCCCCGTTATACCAGTTATCCAACGGTCCCCTACTGGGAGAAAAACCCGAGTACAGGAGAATGGATAGATAATATTCAGAAATCTTTACAACCTGATAATGCCTCAATAGCCATTTATATTCATATTCCCTTTTGTGAAAGTCTGTGTACATTTTGTGGTTGCAATACTTCTATTACAAAAAACCATTCAGTAGAAGATCCTTATATAGATAGTCTTTTACAAGAATTTAATATGTATATAGAAAGGGCTCCCGAATTAAAAACAAGAAAAGTAAAAGAACTGCATCTTGGTGGAGGCTCTCCTACATATCTGTCTGAAGACAATATGAAGCGTTTAATTGAAGGGCTCACCTCAAAATTGAACATAGATGAAGATTATGTTTTCTCCATAGAAGTTGATCCGAGAAGAACCCGAAAAACCCAGTTAGAAACCCTATATAAACTTGGCTTTAGACGAATCAGTCTGGGTGTGCAGGACTTTGATGAAGAAGTACAAAAGCTAATCAATCGATTTCAACCTTTTGAGAAAACAAAGTTTGTAACTGAAGAATCAAGAGCCCTGGGTTATAACTCCGTAAACTTTGATTTGATTTACGGACTTCCGAGACAAAACGAAGCGACGATGAGATACACTATTGAGAAAACTCTCGAACTTCTGCCGGACAGAATAGCTTTTTATAGCTATGCACATGTCCCCTGGATAAAAGCAGCTCACAGACTCTTTACTGAAGAGGATCTTCCTCGCGGCCCCGAAAAAAGAAAGTTATACGAAATAGGTCTGGAATTGTTTTCAAAAAACCAATATATGGAAATTGGTATGGACCACTTTTCTTTGAAGGAAGATAAGTTATACCGGGCCTTACAAACATCCAGCCTGCATCGGAATTTTATGGGTTATACAGATAATAAAACGGATCTCTTATTTGCATTGGGTGTATCAGCTATTGCTGATAGCTGGACTTGTTTTCATCAAAATGAAAAGATATTAAAAAAATACCAAAAAAAACTTTCTGAAGGGCAATTTCCTTCCTTAAGAGGCCACATTTTGGATGAAGAAGATCTGGAACTCAGAAGTCTTATTTTAGAATTATCTACCACTTTGAGTGTCTCAATTCCACAGAAGTATTTATCTGAAGTTCAAAATTATTTACCTGAAATGGAAAAAGATGGACTCATCAGTTGGACAAAAAATCACTTAAAAGTTGAAGAAAGAGGAAGGCCTTTTCTCAGAAATGTTTGTATGGCTTTAGATATGCGTCTCAGACGTAAGTCTCCTGAAACCCGGGTTTTTTCACAGGCGATATGA
- a CDS encoding uroporphyrinogen decarboxylase, with translation MRNERYSRALNREAQNIPPIWMMRQAGRYHKHYQSLRKKYSFMELCKKPELAAEVALGPIQDFDFDLAILFSDILFPLEGLGMGLKYSDSKGPELNWYLSEDTIMNLSSEEEAISFLQFQAKALQYTRELLPPDKSLIGFIGGAWTLYCYAIEGKHSGNLINPKIPISLRDKFLQIIESLLIKNIAMQLENQAEVVMVFDTAAGALSPFEFEQIVIPFLQKLGNTFPGKVAYYAKDASEHCLKKVLRVKGLAGLGVDHRNYIPDILSWNRSGFTQGNFDQVLLFREKNDFLKSLKEYLSPIKELTPSDRKGWVCGLGHGVLPNTPEENVKLFVNTVREELA, from the coding sequence ATTAGAAATGAAAGATATAGCCGTGCCTTAAATCGAGAAGCACAAAATATACCACCTATCTGGATGATGAGACAGGCAGGAAGGTATCACAAGCATTACCAAAGTTTGAGAAAAAAATATAGCTTTATGGAACTTTGCAAAAAACCTGAATTGGCTGCCGAGGTTGCTCTCGGACCTATTCAAGATTTTGACTTTGATCTTGCGATTCTTTTTTCAGATATATTGTTCCCTCTTGAAGGTCTGGGTATGGGCTTGAAATATTCAGACAGTAAGGGGCCGGAGCTAAATTGGTATTTAAGTGAAGATACAATAATGAATCTTTCTTCAGAAGAAGAAGCCATATCTTTCTTGCAATTTCAAGCAAAAGCTTTGCAATATACACGTGAACTGCTACCTCCTGACAAATCCTTAATTGGATTCATCGGAGGAGCCTGGACTCTATATTGCTATGCAATAGAAGGAAAGCACTCAGGAAATTTAATAAATCCTAAAATACCTATTTCATTAAGAGATAAATTCTTGCAAATAATCGAATCATTGCTCATAAAGAATATCGCTATGCAGTTGGAAAATCAAGCCGAAGTAGTGATGGTGTTTGATACAGCTGCCGGTGCATTAAGTCCGTTCGAGTTTGAACAAATTGTGATTCCATTTCTACAAAAATTAGGTAATACCTTTCCCGGAAAAGTTGCTTATTATGCAAAGGATGCTTCTGAGCATTGTTTAAAGAAAGTTCTTCGAGTAAAAGGTCTTGCCGGCCTCGGAGTCGATCATAGGAATTATATACCTGATATTTTATCCTGGAATCGTTCCGGTTTTACCCAGGGTAACTTTGATCAGGTCTTACTTTTCCGAGAAAAGAATGATTTCTTAAAAAGTTTAAAGGAATACCTTTCTCCGATAAAAGAACTTACTCCTTCTGATAGAAAAGGTTGGGTTTGCGGCCTTGGGCATGGAGTCTTACCCAATACTCCGGAAGAGAATGTAAAACTTTTTGTAAATACAGTTCGTGAGGAATTAGCATGA
- a CDS encoding response regulator transcription factor — protein MSPKLLLVEDDRSLGATLKDRLKKEGYDISWVESLENARKELQMGFPDLLILDVGLPDGSGFELAKELGQKPNPPPFLFLTAVAGAQDRLRGFELGAEEFIPKPFHLKELLLRVKHVLDAHRHVYEALAFQRSIEYKNFTIDFKSYTIQEKDKPLQRLAVRDMNLLALLISQKHRVVSRDEILDKLWGEDSFPTNRTIDNAIVRLRQIFGENGQEAIQSVRGVGYRWIGEIH, from the coding sequence TTGAGCCCCAAACTTTTATTGGTAGAGGATGACAGGTCTTTAGGTGCTACACTTAAAGATAGACTAAAAAAAGAAGGTTATGATATTAGCTGGGTTGAATCTTTAGAAAATGCCAGAAAAGAATTACAAATGGGATTTCCTGATCTTCTTATATTAGATGTAGGTCTTCCGGATGGTTCAGGGTTTGAGCTGGCTAAAGAATTGGGACAGAAGCCAAACCCTCCTCCATTTCTTTTTTTAACCGCAGTTGCAGGCGCTCAGGATCGACTAAGGGGTTTTGAATTGGGAGCTGAGGAATTTATACCGAAACCCTTTCACTTAAAAGAACTTTTGTTAAGAGTAAAACATGTTTTAGACGCCCACAGGCATGTGTATGAAGCTTTAGCTTTTCAGCGCTCTATTGAATATAAGAATTTTACTATAGATTTTAAATCTTATACAATTCAGGAAAAAGATAAGCCTTTACAGAGATTAGCCGTAAGGGACATGAACCTACTTGCCCTTTTAATTTCCCAGAAGCATAGGGTTGTCAGTAGGGATGAAATTTTAGATAAGCTTTGGGGAGAAGATAGTTTTCCAACCAACCGAACCATCGATAATGCCATTGTTCGTCTTCGCCAAATATTTGGAGAAAATGGACAGGAAGCAATTCAGTCTGTTCGGGGTGTTGGATACCGATGGATAGGAGAGATACATTAA
- a CDS encoding HAMP domain-containing histidine kinase, with product MKAFLTYYFRLIAASAWLLLTLSLGFWWMIIGLRQAKLVFALQEALGGNIAKESQQRLKRYSLMITTEGGFFLLLLGTGGITLIYLSYRDMQNTRVLKEFFSTVSHEMKTPLASIRLQVESLQEDLFDSEHKELLTRLLENSQRLELQMDKALYLASLNREETLFFEDTNLESLLKHLSYYYPELSFHISDSFFSAYIDKRAIESILKNLIENALLHGKASKIWININKNYGKIEIEIKDNGIGFKGNIKNLGKPFMRHGSSSGSGIGLYLVKTLMKKMGGEATFFNAESSGFVTILHLPSHAERVS from the coding sequence ATGAAAGCTTTCCTTACTTACTATTTCCGCCTTATTGCAGCCTCTGCCTGGTTACTCTTAACCTTATCTTTAGGGTTTTGGTGGATGATAATCGGTCTTCGTCAGGCCAAATTGGTCTTTGCGCTACAGGAAGCTCTGGGAGGAAACATTGCTAAGGAAAGTCAGCAGAGGTTGAAGCGTTACAGTCTGATGATTACAACGGAAGGGGGTTTTTTTCTCTTACTTCTGGGTACCGGAGGAATTACCTTAATCTATTTATCTTATAGGGATATGCAAAACACCAGGGTTTTAAAGGAATTCTTTAGTACGGTTAGCCATGAAATGAAAACTCCTCTTGCCAGCATTCGTTTACAGGTAGAAAGTCTTCAGGAAGATTTGTTCGATTCTGAACATAAGGAACTTTTAACTCGTCTGCTTGAAAATTCTCAAAGACTGGAGCTGCAAATGGATAAGGCACTCTATCTGGCCAGTTTAAACCGGGAAGAAACTCTTTTTTTTGAAGATACTAATTTAGAAAGTTTATTGAAACACCTTTCTTATTATTACCCGGAATTAAGCTTTCATATATCAGATTCTTTTTTTTCGGCTTATATAGATAAGCGTGCTATAGAAAGCATATTAAAAAATTTGATAGAAAACGCCCTTCTTCATGGAAAAGCAAGTAAAATATGGATAAACATAAACAAGAATTATGGAAAAATCGAAATAGAAATTAAAGATAATGGAATTGGATTTAAAGGGAATATTAAAAATTTAGGAAAACCTTTTATGCGACATGGAAGCTCCAGCGGTAGTGGTATCGGTTTGTATCTGGTCAAGACACTTATGAAAAAAATGGGCGGAGAAGCCACGTTCTTCAATGCTGAGTCATCAGGATTTGTTACCATATTGCATTTACCTTCTCATGCGGAGAGAGTATCTTGA
- a CDS encoding glutamate-1-semialdehyde 2,1-aminomutase: protein MNSISLFERSKLVAPGGVHSPVRSFRSVGGNPIFFKSAKGPYLYDVEGKEYIDYCMSFGPLILGHRDPEIEEVVKETIELAWSFGACEPYSLELAEYIVSEIPWVEKIRFVSSGTEAVMSALRVARAATGRDKVLKFDGCYHGHSDPLLVKSGSGLAGEASSDSAGIGSVIASQTLVLPLNDEKALQELFERQGNEIACVIIEPLPANYGLLIQRDEFINKVFELARKHGTLVIFDEVISGFRVHFRGMAEFFKEKPDLVTYGKIIGGGFPVGAYAGKKELMDMVAPSGPVYQAGTLSANPIGMRAGLASLKKLKRENVHSILESRTKQFTDSLLTILNKKDKIWDKANFSSLFWFYANADMPIRNISEIPEGHKEKFATLFHSMLKKGVYLAPSGYEVGFLSLAHDNSVLDKTLELAESLNL from the coding sequence ATGAATTCTATAAGCTTATTTGAAAGATCTAAATTAGTGGCTCCGGGGGGGGTTCATTCCCCGGTTCGTTCCTTTAGAAGTGTGGGTGGAAACCCTATCTTTTTTAAAAGTGCTAAGGGACCCTATCTGTATGATGTCGAAGGTAAGGAATATATCGACTACTGCATGAGCTTCGGGCCTTTAATTTTAGGACATAGAGATCCGGAAATTGAAGAAGTAGTTAAGGAAACCATAGAACTGGCCTGGAGTTTTGGTGCCTGTGAGCCTTACTCTCTTGAGCTCGCTGAATATATCGTATCTGAAATTCCCTGGGTGGAGAAAATTCGCTTTGTTTCCTCCGGGACGGAAGCTGTTATGTCTGCACTTCGCGTAGCCAGAGCGGCCACCGGTAGGGATAAGGTTCTGAAATTTGATGGCTGCTATCATGGACACTCCGATCCCCTACTCGTCAAATCCGGTTCAGGTCTTGCCGGAGAAGCCAGTTCAGATAGTGCCGGAATAGGTTCTGTGATTGCCAGCCAAACACTTGTTCTTCCATTGAATGATGAAAAAGCCTTACAGGAACTATTTGAGAGGCAGGGAAACGAAATTGCCTGCGTTATTATTGAACCCCTTCCCGCAAATTACGGCCTCCTTATACAACGAGATGAGTTTATAAATAAGGTATTCGAACTGGCAAGAAAGCATGGCACTCTTGTAATTTTTGATGAAGTGATTTCCGGTTTTCGGGTGCATTTTAGGGGTATGGCAGAATTTTTTAAAGAAAAACCTGATCTGGTTACTTATGGTAAGATTATTGGAGGAGGCTTTCCGGTTGGAGCTTATGCCGGAAAAAAAGAATTAATGGATATGGTAGCTCCTTCCGGGCCTGTATATCAAGCAGGAACCTTAAGTGCCAACCCTATAGGTATGCGAGCCGGTCTTGCGAGTTTGAAAAAATTGAAACGCGAAAATGTACATTCTATTCTTGAATCCAGAACAAAACAATTTACAGATAGTCTACTTACAATCTTAAATAAAAAAGACAAAATTTGGGATAAGGCAAATTTTTCTTCTCTTTTCTGGTTCTATGCGAATGCCGATATGCCTATTCGCAATATCTCTGAAATTCCTGAGGGTCATAAAGAAAAGTTTGCCACCCTTTTTCACTCAATGCTGAAAAAAGGCGTTTACCTCGCTCCTTCCGGTTATGAGGTTGGTTTTCTGTCTCTGGCTCATGATAACAGTGTATTAGATAAAACTTTAGAATTGGCGGAGTCACTGAATCTATAG
- a CDS encoding SDR family NAD(P)-dependent oxidoreductase — protein sequence MNQKFWEGKVIVITGSSSGIGAAIREKLQTVDCKIFAIDLKDTQINSTSTAKVTQIQCDISKEMEIDAVYKVIADSVDKVDVFFNNAGITAHGRFDEMDMSVFKKTFDINFFGGVYLTRKLIEMIKKARGAIISTSTVSGLYGIPGRSVYSSSKSALHAVFESIRIELSEFGVRSIIFCPPYTKTNLRTSGLDSSGKTLNEAQHGGRLKTPEEVAERMIKAVEDPNARLVTMDRSGIFVKWMRLFAPALLEKILFKKLYKDFH from the coding sequence ATGAACCAAAAATTTTGGGAAGGAAAAGTAATTGTTATAACCGGTAGCTCAAGTGGTATTGGTGCTGCTATAAGAGAGAAGCTTCAAACCGTAGACTGTAAAATATTTGCCATAGATTTAAAAGATACACAAATAAATTCCACCTCTACGGCAAAAGTTACCCAGATCCAATGTGATATTAGCAAAGAAATGGAGATAGATGCTGTTTATAAAGTGATAGCGGATTCTGTAGATAAGGTAGATGTTTTTTTTAATAATGCAGGGATTACAGCTCATGGACGTTTTGATGAGATGGATATGAGCGTTTTTAAAAAAACATTTGATATAAACTTTTTTGGTGGTGTTTACCTTACTCGAAAACTTATAGAAATGATAAAAAAAGCCAGGGGAGCTATTATTAGCACTTCAACCGTTTCCGGTCTTTATGGAATACCGGGGCGTTCTGTATATTCATCATCGAAGTCTGCCTTACATGCTGTGTTTGAATCCATACGTATTGAACTTTCTGAGTTCGGAGTTCGATCCATTATTTTTTGTCCCCCTTACACTAAAACAAATCTAAGGACTTCAGGACTGGATTCCAGTGGAAAAACTTTGAACGAGGCGCAGCATGGAGGCAGGTTAAAGACACCCGAAGAAGTCGCAGAAAGGATGATAAAAGCAGTAGAAGATCCAAACGCCAGACTGGTTACCATGGATAGATCCGGGATTTTTGTAAAATGGATGAGACTTTTTGCTCCGGCTTTGCTGGAGAAAATTCTATTTAAAAAGCTCTATAAAGACTTCCACTAA
- a CDS encoding sigma-70 family RNA polymerase sigma factor, giving the protein MEELYQKYCKRIFDYLYKYTGNEETAMDLMQDTFTNFFRIYGKSNLPEDKSIMLLYTIAKNSSINYSKKFSTRKELSVVDTDYYGSQKNSFEKKEELKDMEQKLRDCLLLLPEEQRTAIILKNMEGMTLSQISDIMNLSISTISRLVVKATARLIELAEEREIFPD; this is encoded by the coding sequence ATGGAGGAACTATATCAGAAATACTGTAAAAGGATCTTTGATTATCTTTATAAATATACAGGTAATGAAGAAACTGCTATGGATTTAATGCAGGATACTTTTACAAATTTCTTCCGAATTTATGGAAAAAGTAATCTTCCAGAAGATAAATCCATTATGTTGTTATACACCATTGCAAAAAATAGCTCTATAAACTACAGTAAAAAGTTTTCAACACGGAAAGAGCTTTCTGTAGTAGATACGGATTATTATGGGAGCCAGAAGAACTCTTTTGAAAAAAAAGAAGAGTTAAAGGATATGGAGCAAAAACTCAGGGACTGTCTTCTTTTATTACCAGAAGAACAGAGGACTGCAATTATCTTAAAAAATATGGAAGGCATGACTTTATCACAGATTTCAGACATCATGAATTTATCTATATCGACTATATCCAGACTTGTGGTTAAAGCAACAGCCAGGCTAATAGAATTGGCAGAAGAAAGAGAAATTTTTCCTGATTGA
- a CDS encoding FecR domain-containing protein translates to MKKESTEKIEKKVAEYIQGSGTNEYSRKVELIERLLKKQVEPKTSSFPEAKELWKRAYPEEVNPKLRILPFQIYRNVAAIAAGIALLFSGSFFLLSILQNPTTKNQKLAAQDKAQFMVIEGELYRNFTGKRLSESDSFFHAELVSTHKQKARVQLGDGKFVRLSQHTELQIFKKDDELRVILIKGEAFFTINKLKKAEQFIVSANELLAEVRGTKFLVRTRAEQHTEIHVYEGSVAVFSKKSSTEKVLYRGEGIEIDKDQNLKSKNFLVAKSRTGKTTSPEDLLYERYKRLEKIILKNGTEYRGVIVDMNPNYVEMETVEGRKKIARSQIKKQILLK, encoded by the coding sequence ATGAAAAAGGAAAGTACAGAAAAAATTGAGAAGAAGGTAGCAGAGTATATTCAGGGCTCAGGTACGAATGAATACTCCAGGAAAGTTGAATTAATAGAAAGGCTCTTGAAGAAACAAGTTGAACCTAAAACGAGTTCTTTCCCTGAAGCAAAAGAACTCTGGAAGCGAGCCTATCCGGAAGAAGTGAATCCTAAGCTTAGAATTCTTCCTTTTCAAATATATCGAAATGTTGCTGCCATTGCTGCGGGAATAGCCCTACTCTTTTCCGGTTCGTTTTTTCTTCTTTCTATTCTGCAAAATCCCACTACAAAAAATCAGAAACTTGCAGCTCAGGATAAAGCTCAATTTATGGTTATAGAAGGAGAGCTTTATAGAAATTTTACGGGCAAACGTTTGTCCGAATCTGATTCTTTTTTCCATGCGGAACTGGTTTCTACTCATAAACAAAAAGCCAGGGTTCAATTGGGTGATGGAAAATTTGTAAGATTAAGTCAGCATACAGAATTGCAGATTTTCAAAAAGGATGATGAATTAAGAGTCATTTTAATAAAAGGAGAGGCTTTCTTTACCATTAATAAATTAAAAAAAGCAGAACAATTTATTGTAAGTGCCAATGAATTGCTGGCAGAGGTAAGAGGAACCAAATTTTTAGTTAGAACTCGAGCTGAGCAACATACAGAAATACATGTCTATGAAGGTTCTGTTGCGGTATTCTCAAAAAAATCTTCTACAGAAAAAGTCCTATATAGGGGTGAAGGCATTGAAATTGATAAAGACCAAAATCTAAAAAGTAAGAACTTTCTGGTTGCAAAATCAAGAACCGGAAAAACTACTTCTCCGGAAGATTTATTATATGAAAGATACAAGCGTCTTGAAAAAATCATTCTTAAAAATGGAACAGAATACAGGGGTGTGATTGTTGACATGAACCCAAATTATGTAGAAATGGAAACTGTAGAAGGAAGAAAGAAAATCGCCAGAAGTCAAATAAAGAAACAAATTTTATTAAAATAA
- a CDS encoding FecR domain-containing protein, with product MKQLKSVYLFIIIFAVLFQCKGKNEEPNIFRARVSFIQGTITVTSENGMQKKISIGSSLEEKDKIETGKDSYLELLLVSGAKIRLKSQTNLVLQELSPDKKNTELKLLNGTLISTVNKKNKEESFKVETPTAVAGVRGTLFLIKVETKDGEIRTQLGVKEGQVVINGINKSLEEIVVQANEEVVEVQNQKFEKRSLNASLEREFSFAEEDDNTIKFYGEKSTEEMIRKKYKKLEVITLSDGTKLRGVISSMGEKEITIETPEGTAIIPREKLAKQEMAK from the coding sequence ATGAAACAATTGAAATCAGTTTATTTATTTATAATTATCTTTGCTGTATTATTTCAATGCAAAGGAAAAAATGAAGAACCTAATATTTTTAGGGCCCGAGTTAGTTTTATACAGGGTACGATTACTGTTACTTCTGAGAACGGTATGCAAAAGAAAATTAGCATTGGCTCAAGCCTCGAAGAAAAAGATAAAATTGAAACAGGAAAAGATTCCTATCTGGAATTATTATTAGTATCGGGTGCCAAAATCAGGCTTAAATCCCAAACGAATCTTGTTTTACAAGAACTATCTCCGGATAAGAAAAATACTGAATTAAAATTATTAAATGGAACTCTTATCTCAACAGTTAACAAAAAAAATAAAGAGGAATCATTCAAGGTAGAAACACCAACTGCTGTAGCGGGTGTTAGGGGCACACTGTTTCTTATAAAAGTTGAGACAAAAGATGGAGAAATCCGAACTCAACTGGGAGTAAAAGAAGGTCAGGTAGTTATCAATGGAATTAACAAAAGTCTGGAAGAAATCGTTGTTCAGGCCAATGAGGAAGTCGTTGAAGTCCAGAATCAGAAATTCGAAAAACGTAGCTTAAATGCCTCATTGGAACGCGAATTTTCTTTTGCTGAAGAAGATGATAATACAATAAAGTTTTATGGAGAGAAATCTACGGAAGAAATGATCCGTAAAAAATACAAAAAGTTAGAAGTCATCACTCTTTCAGATGGTACAAAGTTAAGGGGAGTCATAAGTTCTATGGGAGAAAAAGAGATTACAATCGAAACCCCGGAAGGTACTGCGATTATTCCCCGTGAAAAACTGGCAAAACAGGAGATGGCAAAGTAA
- a CDS encoding alkaline phosphatase family protein has protein sequence MSFFTGVIPLLFLFILLIECSSVTKNYQTAIQNSNPGEIDLVLVPNKYNLVDLDWIFEKSISTYKKSDLEKELAKYGRTIKDLQAQKELSYKEMDDIVSLQTACTIHFSSYDYDTRIPLLLKGDKWFRNGIYSEEIQQQHIVPTLSKILHSPLPNGVTNSSLNYILKDSKEIPELILFIVIDQGGQVLFEAHPEEGKFIRSLMQSSAYFPNAKVSHLDAHTAVGHASIGTGAFPIKHGILTNKKISVLNGQVSIKPAYIDNKTVQPTEMLTESFADTVDRHFQNESVIISQSYAIRAAIGMAGHGASSPEGDRDFVYWMNKYTGKWFTDEKYYTLPDIPYPHPIESHLKQNPNGVFRDFKVTKKDELKKYWDFVMAGNAELEAQGEFLRRMIQKQIFDKNLHRDGKTDLVFYNLKAIDAAGHLYGWESLEVKEAFRKADEDIRKLIELMDKNLKDKYILALAADHGCAPMPEISGGKRLDMKDIFLIVDSLLPEELRKSQSLISYATTGQISLNRKLLKSQGINLSAIREKILSIKVDGEPFFKDVIISNKDIDF, from the coding sequence ATGAGTTTCTTCACAGGTGTAATTCCTCTGTTATTCTTATTCATTTTATTAATAGAATGCAGTTCCGTAACTAAAAACTATCAGACAGCGATTCAAAACTCTAACCCGGGTGAAATCGATCTCGTTCTGGTTCCTAACAAATATAATTTAGTAGATCTGGATTGGATTTTCGAAAAAAGCATTTCGACCTACAAGAAATCGGATTTAGAAAAAGAACTCGCAAAATACGGTAGAACCATAAAAGACTTACAGGCTCAAAAAGAACTTTCTTACAAAGAAATGGACGACATTGTCTCTTTGCAAACAGCCTGCACCATCCATTTTAGTTCTTATGATTATGATACCAGAATTCCTTTATTACTAAAAGGAGATAAATGGTTTCGAAACGGAATTTATTCTGAAGAAATACAACAACAGCATATAGTCCCTACTCTCTCTAAAATCCTTCACTCTCCCTTACCGAATGGAGTCACAAATTCTTCTTTAAATTATATTCTGAAAGACTCTAAAGAAATTCCGGAATTGATTCTTTTTATTGTGATTGATCAGGGCGGGCAGGTTCTATTTGAAGCCCATCCGGAAGAAGGCAAATTCATTCGTTCTTTAATGCAAAGTTCCGCTTATTTCCCCAATGCAAAAGTCAGCCACCTTGATGCGCATACAGCTGTAGGCCATGCGTCTATAGGCACCGGAGCGTTTCCGATCAAACATGGTATTTTGACCAATAAAAAAATTTCAGTTCTCAACGGACAGGTTTCCATAAAACCGGCTTATATAGATAATAAAACGGTTCAACCCACTGAGATGTTGACGGAAAGTTTTGCTGATACTGTAGACAGACACTTTCAGAATGAGTCTGTCATTATTAGCCAGAGTTATGCCATTCGAGCTGCCATCGGGATGGCAGGACACGGTGCTTCATCCCCGGAAGGAGATAGAGATTTTGTTTATTGGATGAATAAGTATACCGGAAAATGGTTTACCGATGAAAAATATTATACCTTACCTGATATCCCCTACCCTCATCCCATTGAAAGTCATTTGAAACAAAATCCAAACGGAGTTTTTCGAGATTTTAAAGTGACTAAAAAAGATGAGCTAAAAAAATACTGGGATTTTGTGATGGCCGGGAATGCTGAGTTGGAAGCACAGGGAGAATTTCTTCGCCGGATGATACAAAAGCAAATCTTCGATAAAAATTTACATCGGGATGGAAAAACAGATCTGGTTTTTTACAATCTGAAAGCCATCGATGCAGCCGGCCATTTATACGGCTGGGAATCTCTTGAAGTAAAGGAAGCATTTCGCAAAGCGGATGAAGATATTCGGAAGTTAATCGAATTAATGGATAAAAACCTGAAAGATAAATATATTTTAGCTCTTGCTGCAGATCATGGTTGTGCCCCTATGCCCGAAATCTCAGGAGGAAAAAGGCTGGATATGAAAGACATTTTTCTGATTGTAGATTCTTTACTTCCGGAAGAACTCAGAAAATCACAGAGCTTAATTTCTTACGCAACAACAGGTCAAATTTCTTTAAATCGTAAACTTCTGAAATCTCAGGGAATTAACCTCTCCGCAATTCGAGAAAAAATACTCTCTATAAAAGTAGATGGAGAGCCTTTCTTTAAAGATGTAATCATTTCTAATAAGGATATTGATTTTTAA